The sequence GAGACGGCTACAAAGGTTCTTCTTCCTTTTTGCAATAATGTCCCTCAGCGCGTCACTACTAGTTCAcggcatatactctctctctctctctctctctctctctctctctctctctctctctctcttatatatatatatatatatatatatgtatatatatatatgtgtgtgtgtgtgtgtgtgcatgaataagATTGTCTCAAACCATTTGCGTAGTTCTTTGCATGTCGGTGGACTTTTCGGAAAGGTTATTGGGATGTTCCTCGAAGTCTGCTCCGTTTTCCTTTTTCAGGTCAAGAAACAGACAGCTTGAGAATGAGTTACTAAGTAAAGCAGCTCGCATCAATTGCTTTCTATAAGTTTTATAGGAATATGAATTTTATTAGACTTAGTTCTTTAATTATGTAAATGCTCAAATCAATCAGAGTTATTCTGCACGTTAAAAAAGGAAAAGTTGACTCATCTGAACAAATAAtgtcaatgtgatatatatatatatatatatatatatatatatatatatatatatatatacatatgtatatatatatatatatatgtgtgtatatatatatatatatatatatatatatatatatatatatatatatatatatatgagagagagagagagagagagagagagagagagagagagagagagagagagagagaggggggggtggtaTGCCGTGAACCATTAAAAACGTACCAAAAGACATTATCCCAAAACATGATAAAAAGAAATCGTTGTATCCGTCTCGTTAGGAAATAGTCCAACCTTATCAGAAACGAGGTTTGTATAGTTTAATATATCATATCGCTTTTCCACGCAAAGTACAAGAACAAGAAAagggtgtgtgaaaaaaaaatcaatataatatcCTTTACTGGAATACCTTCAGTCAATAGGAAAAAAAGTCAACGGACACCTTTTCCACAGGCGATTTACTGTAGAACACCGTCATTCACATATTCATGACGAACCGCTTTATTCAAACCCTTAGTTTCTGAAAATTCCAATGTCTGTCACGGACTGACAATTGTTATGATGTGAATaattgtaatagagagagagagagagagagagagagagagagagagagagagagagagagagagagagagagagagagacctatataaagggtttgtgtatcgtaacAGATCACAGTTTCCCTTTGCAGTATCCAGAGATATCTAACTTGAGTACAATGAGGACTTTGGTAAGTCTCAAGAACTGAAGTTTAACTTTGTGAATGTCTACAGGATTTGTCTTTTTTTTAAGGAATAACTAGCTCTTCATGGTGACAATATAggttctgttgagagagagagagagagagagagagagagagagagagagatctggatgtTAGTACTAACTCCGAGACAGCTTAGGTTATCTAATCTAGTCATAATTGTCTTTACTAAGTTATTTCAAGATGATTTTGAGTACACCCATTTTACACAAAATATTCCCCCGGAGAAGGAATCTGTTGATTTATGGGTCCATTTTGAGGTGTTAAGTGATTCTAGATATATCCTGTCGCCTGTCGGTGTTGTTTCTGAAGCCCCAATACCAATTTCATGTGGATTCAGATACCTAGAAACAGAGTCTTGACGTAAGGTGAATTTCCTTTtaagaaaagttatatttttcttaaggaagttccttattattattattattattattgttgttactagccaagctacaactctagttggaaaagcaaaatgctataagcccaagggttccaatagggaaaaatagcccagtgaggaaaagaaataaagaaataaataaatgatgagaacaaattaacaataattcatactaaaaacagtaacaacgtcaaaaacagatatgtcatgtataaactatataaagactcatgtcagcctggccaacataaaaatatttgctccaactttgaacttttgaatttctactgattcaactacccgattagaaagatcattccacaaattggtaacaggtggaataaaacttctagaatactgtgtagtattgagcctcataatggagaaggcctggctattagaattaactgcctgcctagtattacgaacaggatagaattgtccagggagatccgaatgtaaaggatggtcagagttatgaaaaataatgaaccaaaagtttcgtaaaaaaaaaaaaaaaaaataagtaaatgactCATTAAACATTTTGATTGTTACAATATCAGCTTAACTCTTTTAGTATGTTATGGTGGTAAGAGAGATAGGGAAATTGCTCTCTTCAGCACCACCCGTTCGTAAGCTAAATTATTGAGAGTAGTTTTATACGTTAAGCACTTTATTCTAATGATATTTCGGTGATTAAAAGGAATCAGTCAACTAGATGAATTAAGTAGGTCATTCCTGTTATCAGAAGGTGACTTCAATATTATTGGTTTTCACAACGAATAAGCACCTTCATCAATATTTCTTATAAGTACATATGGGTTAATTTTTAGCTTTTGATGAACTTTTCTTTATGCAGGTTGCTTTGGCAGTGTTGGGGATGTTCTATGCCTCTTCCCTTCAGGCTTCCAGCTTCTCTGGTCCCTCCTACGGCGGCCCCCTACCCAGGTGGCCCGGCCCATTTGCTGCCAACTTACCAGCCGGAGTGAATGGTCAGGTGACTCCTGTGTCTGACACCCGAGAGGTCTCAGAGGCACGCAGAGATTTCTTCAACGCCTACCAGAGGCAGCTGTCTGCTGTAGGCGGTGTAGGGCGGTATGCTTCCACTGCTACTGCCCTTGCTCCAGCTGGCCCTGTTGCTTCCATTGCCGTGCCCTCCTTCAGATCTGCTGCAGGTGCCTACAGTGGGACCTCTTCCTTCACGGGGTCTTCGGCCTCACATGTCGTTCCTTCCCGCATCGTCGTGTCCAGGGGTCACGTTCAGGATACTGCCGAAGTAGCTGCTGCTAAATCAGAGTTCTTCAGCCTCTACAATAGGCAGGCAGCCGAAGCTGCTGCAGCTCCTGATGACCCCATCAGGTACTATTAAAGCCTCCGTCAGCAGAGAAACTTATGTCTGTTGACATATGGTCCTGCTGATCAGAGCAACAAATAGTTCTTGTAGTTCAGGACTCTGGAACAATAAAGCATTAAAACTTTAATGATTTTTGTTTCGATTTTGGTCAAATGTTGGAGATCAGGCCAAGGTTTTGAATGATGAATGAATCCTTTTTTGTAATGAAAAGTTTTTCTTTATGGTGACCTTTGTCTTGTTTTGGATATCCTGGGCATCCAAGGGCACACCTGATACTAAACCGAATAAAGAAAAGAATGACAAATAGCATTATTAGATTTAATAATCATAATGGAGTCATAAAGTTATAATTTTACCTTATTAAGAAGATCGCTTATCTATATTTTTTGCATGCCTTTCCTTAGTTACAATATATCAGTAAAGATTTTTTCCCCAGAAGATTTAGAATATATTTCCAGGACTATTTGAACAATAAATATCATGTTTTTGAAAACTACTTTCTCGTCTAACATATTCGATGTATGTTACCAATCAATGCACTAACACGTCCGATAGAATGTATTACAGAGACCCAACAAACAACACAGATGGGATTTATAAAATAAGAGAAAAGTCCCAAACTTCTGTATTCTTTTCTTAATGCCCCAGCAAAtgcaacaccaaaaaaaaaaacagtttgcaaCGTACGATGTGCAGATCGTTATAAATTTGTCAAAAATGAATTAAACATTCGGTTTAACAGAAATTATCTGAACAAAATAGATCTGTTGAACATGTCTTACTGATAATTGGAGGAATTTTTGTTAACTTTAGACACACGGTATTGCATTAACTGTAGCAAGTCATATTTGCTTTTCAGAAGTTTTTTCCATACAAGAAGATTCTGGATTCTGTCATAACGAACAAATAACAAGAACTTTTC comes from Palaemon carinicauda isolate YSFRI2023 chromosome 3, ASM3689809v2, whole genome shotgun sequence and encodes:
- the LOC137638085 gene encoding cuticle protein CP1499-like, with protein sequence MRTLVALAVLGMFYASSLQASSFSGPSYGGPLPRWPGPFAANLPAGVNGQVTPVSDTREVSEARRDFFNAYQRQLSAVGGVGRYASTATALAPAGPVASIAVPSFRSAAGAYSGTSSFTGSSASHVVPSRIVVSRGHVQDTAEVAAAKSEFFSLYNRQAAEAAAAPDDPIRYY